One Apodemus sylvaticus chromosome 14, mApoSyl1.1, whole genome shotgun sequence DNA window includes the following coding sequences:
- the LOC127664843 gene encoding putative vomeronasal receptor-like protein 4 codes for MVLDPVKGTVFLLLTGLGTVGNSLVFVSYMHMFQSTEQKPVHLILAHLALTNIIMLLSKGMPKTIEAFNFGNILNDTSCKIVVYLARVSRGLSICTSSLLTVVQAIIISPRHSMWQRLNLESPQHILSSLFCLWILNSLISGNLPYYIKNVNNVNITQAINSGNYCYLLPQSWITRWIFLTLMVLRDAVFQGAMGGASGYMVFLLHKHHQHVLYLQNSKLLYRTPPELRAAQSILLLMLCFLFFYWADCFISLLFTFSIENYSKVLYVPEFLTIGYAVFSPFMLIHRDGHLSKCCHTQ; via the coding sequence ATGGTTTTGGACCCTGTCAAGGGCactgtcttcctccttctcactGGACTCGGCACCGTGGGGAACAGCTTAGTATTTGTGAGTTACATGCACATGTTCCAAAGCACTGAGCAGAAACCTGTACACCTCATTCTAGCTCACTTGGCACTTACAAATATCATAATGCTTCTTTCAAAAGGGATGCCAAAGACAATAGAAGCCTTTAATTTTGGAAACATCTTAAATGACACCAGTTGTAAAATAGTTGTTTACCTGGCAAGAGTGTCTCGGGGCCTCTCCATCTGCACCAGCAGTCTCCTCACTGTGGTCCAGGCCATCATCATCAGTCCCAGGCACTCCATGTGGCAGAGGCTCAACCTAGAGTCTCCACAGCACATTCTTTCCTCACTGTTCTGCCTGTGGATACTCAATTCCTTGATCAGCGGGAACTTACCATATTACATTAAAAATGTCAACAATGTGAACATAACACAAGCTATAAACAGTGGTAACTACTGCTATTTACTGCCCCAAAGCTGGATAACAAGATGGATTTTTCTCACCCTCATGGTCCTGAGAGATGCAGTGTTTCAGGGTGCCATGGGAGGGGCCAGTGGCTACATGGTATTTCTTCTCCACAAGCACCACCAGCATGTCCTCTACCTTCAGAACTCCAAGCTTCTCTACAGAACTCCCCCTGAGCTGAGAGCTGCCCAGAGTATCCTCCTTCTgatgttgtgttttcttttcttttattgggcagattgttttatttcattactcTTTACTTTCTCCATAGAGAACTATTCTAAAGTACTATATGTTCCAGAGTTTTTAACCATTGGTTATGCAGTTTTCAGCCCCTTCATGTTGATTCACAGAGATGGACATCTGTCTAAATGTTGTCATACTCAGTAA